From one Triticum aestivum cultivar Chinese Spring chromosome 4B, IWGSC CS RefSeq v2.1, whole genome shotgun sequence genomic stretch:
- the LOC123092738 gene encoding protein MOS2, with protein MEKEKKLSFSIPSKLRPPKPRPAAGADSSAASGNSASAAAAPAQQFVTEFDPSQTLAAGAASAVIAPLPNSGHFLNHRSRKPSSLPTPEEEAALAASTAGGPTFVLDTSEAPDNPSSHIGYGLTRRGADADAEADATEPGKTQSSKEPEKKPTSPARDGGSSGDLMLRRYKEDMASLPDHRGIDEFAEVPVEGFGAALLAGYGWSEGKGLGRNNKEDTKVVEYNRRAGTLGLGYDPSEADPKKTRSGDWVIGGKKPTENGGKKSAENGNAKKRDRDKEDRVRERDSSARQKRSGDLRADRVVREKERNSRDSREEKSSRDVGNKVRWLQSNIRVRVVNERFSRRLYLQKAKIVDVVGPTTCDIMMDDGSELVQGVEQDMLETVLPRTNGQVLVLCGKHKGVYGHLVEKNSEAETAVVEDADTKDMVRVKYDQIAEYVGDPELLGH; from the coding sequence ATGGAGAAGGAGAAGAAGCTGTCCTTCTCCATCCCTTCCAAGCTAAGGCCGCCcaagccccgccccgccgccggcgctgATTCCTCCGCCGCTAGCGGCAACTCCGCTTCCGCGGCCGCTGCCCCCGCCCAGCAATTCGTCACCGAGTTCGATCCgtcgcaaaccctagccgccggcgccGCGTCCGCCGTCATCGCGcccctccccaactccggccactTCCTCAACCACCGCTCCCGCAAACCCTCCTCCCTCCCGACCCCCGAGGAGgaggccgccctcgccgcctccaccgccggtgGCCCCACATTCGTGCTCGACACCTCCGAGGCCCCGGACAATCCCTCCTCCCACATAGGGTATGGCCTCACCCGACGCGGCGCCGATGCCGACGCTGAGGCCGACgccacggagccggggaagacgcagtctTCCAAGGAACCAGAGAAGAAGCCGACCTCTCCAGCCAGAGATGGCGGCTCCAGCGGTGACCTTATGCTGCGACGGTACAAGGAGGACATGGCCAGCCTCCCCGACCACCGTGGTATAGACGAGTTTGCGGAGGTGCCTGTGGAGGGCTTCGGTGCTGCCCTCCTTGCTGGTTACGGCTGGTCAGAAGGCAAAGGGCTCGGCCGCAATAACAAGGAAGATACCAAGGTTGTTGAGTATAACCGCCGTGCCGGTACGCTGGGATTAGGCTACGACCCTTCTGAGGCAGACCCTAAGAAGACTCGCTCTGGCGACTGGGTTATTGGTGGAAAGAAGCCGACAGAGAATGGTGGAAAGAAGTCCGCAGAGAATGGAAATGCAAAGAAGAGAGATAGGGACAAGGAAGACAGAGTCCGGGAGAGGGATTCAAGTGCCCGGCAGAAGAGATCTGGTGATCTTAGGGCTGATAGGGTGGTTCGAGAGAAAGAGAGAAATTCTCGGGATAGTCGAGAAGAAAAGAGTAGCCGTGATGTTGGTAACAAAGTGCGCTGGTTACAGAGCAATATTAGGGTTAGAGTTGTTAATGAGAGGTTCAGCAGAAGGTTGTACCTGCAGAAGGCAAAAATTGTTGATGTGGTTGGACCAACGACATGTGACATAATGATGGATGATGGGTCAGAGCTTGTGCAGGGGGTGGAGCAGGATATGCTTGAAACGGTCCTGCCACGGACAAACGGGCAAGTGCTTGTGCTCTGTGGGAAGCACAAGGGTGTGTATGGGCATCTGGTAGAGAAGAATTCAGAGGCAGAGACTGCAGTAGTGGAGGATGCGGATACAAAAGACATGGTGCGTGTGAAATATGATCAGATTGCAGAGTACGTTGGGGACCCAGAATTGCTTGGGCACTGA